One region of Bacteroidota bacterium genomic DNA includes:
- a CDS encoding 16S rRNA (uracil(1498)-N(3))-methyltransferase, producing the protein MEYYYTEKKNIFPEKNLLIIDNFEFNHLSKVLRKRAGDLITLTDGELGVYDCKIDGIGKDKITCTILNTKFDIFEPELNVHLYICYLRNSERFEFAVEKAVELGVKSITPVFSERVINKSGFSANKEKRINQIILSAMSQSQRCFKPVLHSPETFSEMLSKTIGHDNKLALYEFADENDTLSQLESKSDVYILTGPEGGFSDAEVKSLKENNWKVLSLGPRKYRAETAVIAALSKILI; encoded by the coding sequence ATGGAATATTATTACACAGAGAAGAAAAATATTTTCCCTGAAAAAAATCTGCTCATTATAGATAATTTTGAATTCAATCATTTATCTAAAGTACTTCGCAAAAGAGCAGGGGATTTAATTACACTGACTGACGGCGAGCTTGGAGTCTATGATTGCAAAATTGATGGCATCGGCAAGGACAAAATTACTTGCACGATTTTAAATACGAAATTTGATATTTTTGAACCTGAGTTGAACGTTCATTTATACATCTGCTATCTTCGTAACAGTGAACGATTTGAATTTGCAGTTGAAAAAGCAGTTGAACTTGGAGTGAAAAGCATCACTCCTGTTTTTTCAGAAAGAGTTATAAATAAATCCGGCTTTTCTGCTAACAAAGAGAAAAGAATTAACCAGATAATTCTTTCAGCGATGAGCCAGTCACAAAGATGTTTCAAACCTGTACTACATTCCCCGGAAACATTTTCAGAAATGCTGAGTAAAACAATTGGACACGATAATAAACTTGCTTTGTATGAATTCGCAGATGAAAATGATACACTTTCACAACTTGAAAGTAAAAGTGACGTATATATTTTAACAGGACCTGAGGGCGGTTTTTCAGATGCCGAAGTTAAGAGTCTGAAAGAAAATAACTGGAAAGTTCTTTCATTGGGTCCAAGAAAATACAGAGCAGAAACAGCAGTAATAGCAGCGTTATCAAAAATTTTAATATAA